One Patescibacteria group bacterium genomic region harbors:
- a CDS encoding polyprenyl synthetase family protein — protein MSTEFLTELKNKGQLVTDYILNYPAIVKISPDYLREGVMFYVAKGGKRLRPALLMWACELAGGKAELALPAAAAIELSHTWTLVHDDIIDNDDLRRGGPSMHAYFREAWRSRVEEGNLESWSRNLAMLVGDIQQATATSMLEALSVDVALKEWLVQDLTTNWVTEVLQGEMLDMEFAVSPLEQISEAQIIDMLNKKTASTLAWCGRTGILVGLGKLELQHPFISIVETICRQAGLAFQLHDDILGLLGNEQELGKPVGSDIREGKRTIIVAHAYARASLEEKELISRVLGNRQASDSEISQVKDLLIRLGGVDYAQKLAADYIEQAQIALNSLPDHPTKGYFKEWIDFIIERSF, from the coding sequence ATGTCCACAGAATTTTTAACTGAATTAAAGAATAAAGGCCAGTTAGTTACTGACTACATTTTAAATTACCCGGCTATAGTAAAAATATCTCCGGATTATTTGCGTGAGGGTGTGATGTTTTATGTCGCCAAAGGCGGTAAGAGGTTGCGCCCGGCTCTTTTAATGTGGGCCTGCGAGTTGGCGGGAGGAAAAGCAGAGCTAGCCCTGCCCGCCGCCGCGGCGATCGAATTGTCGCATACCTGGACATTAGTGCATGACGATATTATTGATAATGATGATCTCCGCCGCGGGGGCCCTAGTATGCATGCTTATTTTAGAGAAGCTTGGCGTTCTCGCGTTGAAGAAGGCAATTTGGAATCTTGGTCGCGCAATCTGGCGATGTTAGTCGGAGATATCCAACAAGCCACCGCCACTAGTATGCTAGAGGCTCTGTCTGTTGATGTGGCGCTTAAAGAATGGCTGGTGCAAGATCTGACTACTAATTGGGTGACTGAAGTATTGCAGGGAGAAATGTTGGATATGGAGTTTGCTGTATCGCCGCTGGAACAAATCTCGGAAGCCCAGATTATAGATATGTTGAATAAAAAAACTGCTTCTACTTTGGCTTGGTGTGGCCGGACCGGTATTTTGGTTGGGTTGGGCAAATTAGAATTGCAGCATCCCTTTATTTCTATTGTAGAAACCATTTGCCGGCAAGCCGGATTAGCCTTCCAATTGCATGATGATATTTTAGGCCTACTCGGAAATGAGCAGGAATTAGGCAAGCCGGTAGGTTCTGATATTAGAGAAGGCAAGAGAACTATTATTGTGGCACATGCTTATGCACGGGCTAGCTTAGAAGAAAAAGAGTTGATTAGTCGGGTTCTAGGAAATCGCCAGGCCAGCGACAGCGAAATCAGTCAAGTAAAAGATTTATTGATCCGACTAGGTGGGGTTGATTATGCTCAAAAATTAGCCGCTGATTATATTGAGCAAGCCCAGATTGCCCTGAATAGCTTGCCGGATCACCCCACTAAGGGGTACTTTAAAGAGTGGATAGACTTTATTATTGAGAGATCTTTTTAA
- a CDS encoding M50 family metallopeptidase, with product MIIAVLVFLLVFSIVVLVHELGHYYFAIKAGVRVEEFGFGLPPRIWGRKKGGTIYSLNLIPFGGFIRLYGESEEFTKDKKSFISKTPGQKFGIVIGGVLMNFVLGLVVMMIGFWLGMPPLVSAVANYTKDANQIEARILVVDTVKDSAATKAGLLAGDYILSADEQNFADPVTFKNFIQQRAGKATLLSVKRGQQTVALTITPVKNKDGVTEIGVLLDQSIDKVHYIWWQVPWIALQETAKVTGLVVISIANLVYRIFATASLPAELSGPVGIAKITADMVRLGWLRVVQFLIFLSINLGVINLVPFPGLDGGRVVFVAAEWLRRGKRVPGHIENVVNMVGFFLLIALIAVVTYKDILKLI from the coding sequence ATGATAATTGCTGTTTTAGTTTTTTTGCTGGTCTTTAGTATTGTGGTTCTAGTCCATGAACTAGGACATTATTATTTTGCGATTAAAGCCGGTGTGCGGGTGGAGGAATTTGGGTTTGGCCTGCCGCCGAGAATCTGGGGGCGTAAAAAAGGCGGAACCATCTATTCTCTCAATTTGATTCCTTTCGGCGGATTTATTCGGCTGTATGGCGAGAGCGAAGAATTTACCAAGGACAAAAAATCATTTATCAGCAAAACTCCGGGCCAAAAATTTGGTATTGTGATCGGTGGCGTATTGATGAATTTCGTCTTAGGTCTAGTGGTGATGATGATTGGTTTTTGGCTGGGCATGCCGCCACTAGTCAGTGCGGTGGCAAATTATACTAAAGATGCCAACCAAATCGAAGCCCGCATATTAGTAGTAGACACGGTTAAAGATTCGGCAGCTACTAAAGCCGGTTTATTGGCAGGAGATTATATTTTATCGGCTGATGAACAGAACTTTGCCGATCCGGTAACATTTAAAAATTTTATTCAACAGCGAGCCGGAAAAGCCACCTTATTATCAGTTAAACGAGGGCAGCAAACCGTGGCCTTAACCATAACTCCGGTAAAAAATAAAGACGGTGTTACAGAGATCGGAGTATTATTAGACCAGAGTATAGATAAAGTTCATTATATTTGGTGGCAGGTGCCGTGGATCGCCCTGCAAGAAACTGCCAAAGTGACAGGACTGGTAGTTATTAGTATTGCTAATCTAGTCTATAGAATATTTGCTACTGCTAGTTTGCCGGCCGAATTATCGGGGCCAGTGGGGATCGCTAAGATTACTGCCGATATGGTTCGGCTAGGGTGGCTCCGAGTAGTTCAATTTCTAATCTTTCTCTCTATTAACCTGGGAGTAATCAATCTAGTACCTTTCCCGGGGCTGGATGGTGGCCGAGTGGTGTTTGTAGCCGCCGAATGGTTGCGTCGAGGCAAACGCGTACCGGGTCATATCGAGAACGTAGTGAATATGGTGGGATTTTTCTTGCTGATAGCGTTGATTGCGGTAGTCACCTATAAAGATATTCTCAAACTGATTTAA
- a CDS encoding bifunctional 5,10-methylenetetrahydrofolate dehydrogenase/5,10-methenyltetrahydrofolate cyclohydrolase — MILLDGKKLALAQNKKLQQRIKVLRQKGIIPGLAVILVGQDPASAVYVRNKQRLCHDSGINFYLTELSQSTPAEQIKKKISELNKNKKVHGIIIQLPLPAKLDPLALISAIDPQKDVDGLHPMNMGLLPFGKELFVPATPKGVIDLLQKYKIPVVGKKAVVVGFGYVAGLPLSLLLARAKATVTIAQDKTKDLTKLLQGADIVVSAVGRPGLIKGEMIKAGATVIDVGVTKKGDKWVGDVQFASVSKKAKYLTPVPGGVGPLTVSALLDNVVTAAEY; from the coding sequence ATGATTTTATTAGATGGCAAAAAATTAGCGCTGGCCCAAAACAAGAAATTGCAGCAACGGATCAAAGTTTTGCGGCAAAAAGGCATCATTCCTGGTTTGGCGGTGATTTTAGTCGGCCAGGATCCCGCTTCGGCAGTCTATGTCCGCAATAAACAAAGATTATGCCATGATTCAGGAATCAATTTTTATTTAACAGAATTGAGTCAGTCAACTCCAGCAGAACAAATCAAAAAAAAGATTTCTGAATTGAATAAGAATAAAAAAGTTCACGGCATTATTATTCAATTGCCTTTGCCGGCCAAACTAGACCCACTCGCATTGATTTCAGCAATTGATCCCCAAAAAGATGTGGATGGACTGCACCCGATGAACATGGGCTTGTTGCCCTTTGGCAAAGAACTTTTTGTGCCGGCGACGCCCAAGGGCGTGATTGATCTATTGCAGAAATATAAAATTCCCGTAGTCGGCAAAAAAGCGGTGGTGGTTGGATTTGGTTATGTGGCGGGGTTGCCCCTCAGTTTATTGTTGGCTCGGGCTAAAGCTACCGTCACGATTGCTCAAGACAAAACCAAGGATCTGACTAAATTATTACAGGGAGCGGATATTGTTGTTTCGGCAGTAGGCCGACCCGGTTTGATCAAAGGAGAGATGATCAAAGCCGGAGCCACAGTCATTGATGTCGGTGTTACCAAAAAGGGCGACAAGTGGGTCGGGGATGTCCAATTTGCCTCTGTATCCAAAAAAGCTAAATACCTGACGCCGGTCCCGGGCGGGGTAGGGCCCTTAACGGTAAGCGCGCTTTTAGACAACGTAGTTACAGCGGCCGAATATTAG
- the greA gene encoding transcription elongation factor GreA translates to MSHQELYVSRAGLEELKVELEKLLGERKDITERIKEARELGDLSENAEYTEAKNKQSFVEGRIAEIETILKVAKVIDENNKANGRVSLGSHVKVKVAGDLREYNITGSNEASPILGKISNESPIGQALMGHKKGDVVEIATPDGVKKCEIIEIS, encoded by the coding sequence ATGTCACACCAAGAACTCTATGTGTCGCGTGCTGGTTTAGAAGAACTGAAAGTTGAATTAGAGAAGTTACTGGGAGAACGCAAAGATATTACTGAGCGGATTAAAGAAGCGCGTGAATTAGGTGATCTCTCTGAAAATGCCGAGTATACTGAGGCTAAAAATAAACAATCCTTTGTCGAGGGCCGGATTGCTGAAATCGAAACTATTTTGAAGGTAGCCAAAGTAATTGACGAAAACAATAAAGCCAATGGACGCGTATCGTTGGGTTCTCACGTTAAAGTCAAAGTTGCCGGCGACCTGAGGGAATATAACATCACTGGCTCTAATGAAGCGAGTCCTATTTTGGGAAAAATTTCTAATGAATCGCCCATTGGCCAAGCTTTGATGGGACACAAAAAGGGCGATGTGGTAGAGATTGCTACTCCCGACGGTGTCAAGAAGTGCGAAATCATCGAAATCAGCTAA
- the lysS gene encoding lysine--tRNA ligase, with product MTNMSEFDELREVRLAKLRTLVGKKIDPYPAKAHKAITNQEAVNRFDSWSSKQKKITLAGRLMSKREHGGLVFGELRDFSGDFQILFKQDVLPAKNWDLLNELIDIGDFIEAKGTLFLTQKQEKTLLVEKFIILAKSLRPLPEKWHGLVDTETRFRQRYLDLLMNPEVKQRFVLRHQLVQELRNFLVKAGFIEVDTPALQPVPGGAIATPFITHYDALDTDVYLRIAPELYLKRLIVGGFEKVFEFARVFRNEGVSTQHLQDFTMLEFYAAYSDYEELMKFTEKMLTTVIKKLFGSTQITVGDKVLDFTVPWPRYSFRELIQKETGIDIDAHPTVDMLQQAITNANIHLTFSGKTNRGKLIDELYKETVRPKLINPVFLIDHPLDLSPLAKRKDKEPDKVQRFQLVVCGMEMLNAFSELNDPLDQKTRFDEQAKHKQEGDREAHSADDDFVKALEYGMPPTAGFGMGIDRLVALLTNADSIREAVLFPFVKDK from the coding sequence ATGACGAATATGAGCGAGTTTGATGAATTGAGAGAAGTTCGGTTGGCAAAACTGCGAACTTTAGTGGGCAAAAAAATCGATCCTTACCCAGCCAAAGCCCATAAAGCAATTACTAATCAAGAGGCTGTTAATAGATTTGACAGCTGGTCTTCTAAACAAAAAAAGATTACTTTAGCTGGACGCCTGATGTCGAAAAGAGAACATGGCGGGTTGGTGTTCGGCGAGCTCAGAGATTTCAGCGGCGATTTTCAGATTTTATTTAAACAAGATGTGCTGCCTGCTAAGAACTGGGATTTATTAAATGAATTAATTGATATCGGAGATTTTATTGAAGCAAAAGGCACGCTGTTCTTGACTCAAAAACAAGAAAAAACTTTATTGGTTGAAAAGTTTATTATTCTGGCTAAATCTCTGCGTCCGCTGCCAGAGAAGTGGCATGGGCTAGTGGATACCGAAACGCGTTTTCGGCAACGCTATCTCGATTTATTGATGAATCCAGAAGTTAAACAACGTTTTGTCTTGCGACATCAATTAGTCCAGGAACTCCGGAATTTCTTAGTTAAAGCTGGATTCATCGAAGTAGACACTCCGGCATTGCAACCAGTGCCGGGAGGAGCCATCGCCACTCCCTTTATTACCCATTACGACGCCTTAGACACGGATGTGTATCTCCGCATCGCCCCGGAACTTTATTTGAAAAGATTAATTGTGGGTGGATTCGAAAAAGTATTTGAATTCGCTCGAGTATTCCGCAATGAAGGTGTTTCCACCCAGCATTTACAAGATTTTACGATGCTGGAGTTTTATGCCGCCTACAGTGATTACGAAGAACTGATGAAATTCACCGAAAAAATGTTGACCACAGTGATCAAAAAATTATTTGGATCAACTCAAATTACCGTGGGCGACAAAGTGCTGGATTTCACGGTGCCCTGGCCCCGGTACAGTTTTCGGGAATTAATCCAAAAAGAGACGGGCATTGATATTGATGCTCATCCCACAGTAGATATGCTGCAACAAGCCATTACCAATGCCAATATTCACCTAACTTTTTCCGGCAAGACCAATCGTGGTAAATTGATTGACGAGCTATACAAAGAAACGGTACGGCCCAAATTAATTAATCCGGTATTTTTAATTGATCATCCCTTGGATTTATCGCCCTTGGCTAAACGTAAAGACAAAGAGCCAGACAAAGTGCAGCGTTTCCAATTAGTGGTTTGCGGTATGGAGATGCTAAATGCTTTTAGTGAACTCAATGATCCTTTAGATCAAAAAACCAGGTTTGATGAGCAGGCTAAACATAAACAAGAAGGCGATAGGGAGGCCCATTCCGCTGACGACGATTTTGTCAAAGCCTTGGAATACGGTATGCCGCCCACCGCTGGCTTTGGCATGGGGATTGATCGACTAGTGGCTTTACTCACTAATGCCGATTCTATCCGCGAAGCCGTGTTATTCCCATTCGTCAAAGATAAATAA
- the serS gene encoding serine--tRNA ligase codes for MELKEFVKLDDKGRKKMAAGLARKGWQGDLNYIAELASKVKNAQIELDQARAEVNQAAKIQDIEAGKAASMREKDKLAAYKQLHEELTPLWAAIPNPPDKDVPEGGENDGEVVGKSKLQPANLNNPKDHIELGEALNIIDIERGVKTSGSRFYFLKNEAAELEFALIRWLFKTLKKKGFELLVTPQIVNEEVMVAAGYVSKSYNHAAEVYKLDDPENATHYLIGTSEQSTLGYHLNEIIDAPKRYAAFSTCFRKEAGSYGQDVKGIIRTHQFDKVELFSFVAPKDSAKEFKNLVAIQEFILKKLEIPYQKVLIAVGDLGMPAAKKIDLESWMPSQGRYRETHSCSNCTDWQAIRANIRYRTAAGETEFVHTLNGTGVAIGRILVAILENHQQPDGSIKIPKVLQPHVGFKEIKK; via the coding sequence ATGGAATTAAAAGAATTTGTTAAGTTAGATGATAAAGGCCGCAAAAAAATGGCGGCTGGTTTAGCGCGCAAGGGTTGGCAGGGCGATTTGAATTATATTGCCGAGCTGGCCAGTAAGGTAAAGAATGCGCAGATAGAACTGGATCAGGCCAGAGCGGAAGTTAATCAAGCCGCTAAAATCCAGGATATTGAAGCTGGTAAGGCAGCTTCAATGCGGGAGAAGGATAAATTAGCTGCCTATAAACAACTACACGAAGAACTTACCCCGCTGTGGGCTGCTATTCCTAATCCTCCAGACAAAGATGTACCTGAAGGAGGTGAAAATGATGGTGAGGTGGTGGGAAAGTCTAAGTTGCAACCAGCTAACCTAAATAACCCCAAAGACCATATCGAATTAGGAGAGGCTCTGAATATTATTGATATTGAGCGCGGTGTCAAAACTTCCGGTTCACGTTTTTACTTCTTGAAAAATGAAGCGGCTGAATTGGAATTCGCGCTGATCCGCTGGTTATTTAAAACACTTAAAAAGAAAGGTTTCGAGTTGTTAGTGACGCCGCAAATCGTAAATGAAGAAGTGATGGTAGCGGCGGGCTATGTTTCTAAGAGCTACAATCACGCCGCCGAAGTTTACAAGCTAGACGATCCGGAAAATGCCACGCATTATTTAATTGGCACTTCCGAACAAAGCACCTTGGGTTATCACCTGAATGAAATTATCGACGCACCCAAACGTTATGCGGCTTTCTCGACTTGTTTCCGCAAAGAAGCCGGTTCGTATGGCCAGGACGTCAAAGGGATTATTCGCACACATCAATTTGATAAAGTTGAATTATTCTCATTTGTGGCACCGAAAGACTCAGCCAAAGAGTTTAAAAATCTAGTAGCGATTCAAGAATTCATCCTGAAAAAATTAGAGATCCCTTACCAGAAAGTTTTAATTGCGGTGGGAGATTTGGGGATGCCGGCGGCTAAAAAAATTGATTTGGAGAGCTGGATGCCATCGCAAGGCCGCTACCGAGAAACTCATTCCTGCAGTAATTGCACGGATTGGCAGGCAATCAGAGCTAATATCCGTTACCGCACTGCGGCTGGTGAAACTGAATTTGTCCATACCTTAAACGGTACCGGAGTAGCTATTGGCCGGATATTAGTAGCCATTCTAGAAAATCATCAACAACCCGATGGCAGTATTAAAATCCCGAAAGTGTTACAACCGCATGTAGGTTTCAAGGAAATTAAAAAATGA